In the genome of Natronorubrum daqingense, the window GGTTTTCGAACTCCGAACGCTCGCCCGTCGAGAAAACGGGTGCGTCGGAGAGCCCCTCCGCCATCGTGTTCAACACGTCTCGAGGCATGACGACGTTCTCGACGGGGAATTCGGGATGGTGACGGTCACGTTCGGTCTGGACGAGTTCGGCGAGGGTATCCCTCGTGTAGGTGACGGGAATCCCGTGCTCGCCGTCGTGGTTGTCGTCGTCGAACTCGAAGTCATCTTTCTCGCGACGGGTATCGCCCTCCTGAAGGTACCCCTGATCGTAGATCAACGCCTTGTCGACCAGGTCGAGGCCGTTGGGCAAGTTCTCCTCGTCGAGTCGCGTCGCTACCGCGTAGAGGGCGGCCGCCTCGATGGCGTGCGGCGCGAACTCCTCGGTTCGTGTCTGCCCGTCCTGATCTCTGAGCGTCACCGTCACGGGTTCCCGGATTCGGTCCTCGAGTTCGTCGTAGCTCTCTGCGTCCCAGATTTCGGTCTCGTTGGTCAACTCGCGGTGGATGAGTTCACACTCGAGGCTGAGGTTCGTCAGGTAGCCGAACTGGTGTTTGTCGAGACGGCGTTTGAGCGCTTTGAGTGGGTCCATCCCGTTTCTGTCGGCGTGTTGGTTGAGTTGGGCCTCGAGGTCGGGATTCGAGATGATGACCATCTGCGTGTCGACGTCCATTCCGATCCCCTTGTCCAGTTTGACCGACTGTTCGTCGGGTACGTTCAACAGTTTCTGGAGCAAATCGGCGTGTTGGGCCGCGTCCTCGACGATCGTCAGTACGCCGTTGCCCTGCGAGAGGACGCCGTCGTAGCTAAAGGCCTGCGGGTTCTTTCGCCCGCGCGAGTCGAGTTCCTGGACCATGCCGTGCATCCACGAACCGACGAGTCGCTCCTTCGGCTGCCCCTCGTCTTCGGAGTGGAGGACGCCGACGCCTTGGCCCACGTCGACGACGTAGTTTTTCACCCGGAGGTGATCGTCGTCGGTGATCGCGGAGAACAGGGCGTCTTCACCCGCGCGCCGGTAGCGTTCCTCGAGGTAGTCGTAGGCCTCTCGAGAGAACGGATCGAGGGCGGTGTCGACGCGGATCGGAACGTGGTCCTCGATTCGTTCGTTCAGGTCCGCGAGGAGATCGGCTCGGATCTCCTCGGGGAACACCGACAGCGGGTGCGCCTGCACGGGGCTTTCGTACCAGTACTGCTCGTCGCCAGCCGCCGTGTCGCCGCCGTAGCTCAGTCCGCGGTCGCCGGCCTCGCCCGAGACGACGTTCCACTCGACCGTGTATCGACGACCTTCGGGCGTCTTCGAGTACTCTCGGAGACCGTTGACCAGACACCGCTTGAGTTCGGATTTTCCGGTCGCGGTCGGTCCCTCGAACCAGATGATCTTCTCGTCTTTCGCCCGGCCGGCCGCGATCGATCTCAGGTCGTCGACGAACCGGTTGAGTACCTCGGTGTTCCCGAGGATGGCGTGCTCGCCGTCGTTGTGGGGATCGTCGAAGAAACGGTAGCGCTCCTTCTCTTCGCCCTCCTCGACGACGGTTCGCGTGCCCGCGGCTTCGATCGCCTCGAGCAGGTACTTCGACGCGTGGGAGGCGATCGTCGGGTTCTCGAAGATTCGATCGACGTACGCCGCGAGACCCATCGGCTCCTCGTAGGTCTCTTCTAACGTGCGGTCGGCCTCGGTGACGTAGTCGTTTCCGGTCATGTTAGTCTTCCATCTCTGCTTTGGCGACCTCCGCGCCGGCGAACTCGAGCACTTCCTTCGCGCCGCCCTCGGAGTAGCCCTGTTCGATCAGGGCGTCGATCCACGCCGACCGCTCGTCGTCGTCGAACTCGTTGGCGCTCACCAGCGCGGAGAAGTTGATGTTGTGCTTCTTGTCCTCCCAGAGCTTGCGCTCGAGTGCGCGGCGCAGGCGCTCGTTGTCCTGCGGGTTGAAGGCCTCGCCCTCGCGAGCCCGGCGGGAAACCCAGTTCGAAACCTCCTGGCGGAAGTCTTCCTTTCGGTCTTCCGGCACGTCGAGTTTCTCCTCGACGCTTCGGAGGAAGGTCTCGTCGGGTTCTTGCTCGCGACCCGTCAGGCTGTCTTCGATCGTGTCGTCGTCGATGTAGGCCATCACGTGGTCCATGTACTTCTCGCCCTGGCGCTGGATCTCGTCGATGTCGTAGGCCAGCGCGTGGCGAACGTCCTCGATGGCTCGCTCCTTGTACTCCTCGCGAACCGTCTCGAGGTAGCGGTAGTACTGCTCGAAGTTCTCCTCGGGAATCGACCCGTGGTGCTCCAAGTTCTCCTCGAAGAAGTTGAACACCGTGAGTGGCGAGAGGAAGCCCCGGCTGCGGTGTTTGGAGTCCATGATCGCCTCGGCGATTTCGTCCCCGATGAACCGGGGCGAGACGCCGACCATTCCCTCGCCGATTTCGGCCTTTTGCTCGGCTTCTTCGCGCAGCTTCTTGCTGTCGATGTCGTCGCCCTCGTCGATTTCGCCGTTGTAGGCTTTCGCCTTCGAGAGCAGGTCGACCGTCTCGGTGTCGGGCTCTTCCACCCGCGTGAGGACGCCGAAGAGACCCGCCATCTCGAGGGTGTGTGGCTCGACGTTGATGTCCGGGACGTCGGCGTTGTTCAGCATCTTCTCGTAGATACTGGCCTCGTCCTCGTAGCTGAGGACGTACGGGAAGTCGATCCGCTTGGTGCGGTCGTTGAACGCCTCCATCTTTTCGTCGCCCTTCTTGTCTTTGTACTCGGGCATGTTCGTTCGCCCGACGATCACCTGGTCGATGTCGATCCGGGGGTTGTTCTTCGGCTTGATCGTCTGCTCTTGCGTGGCGTGCAGGAAGTCGTAGAGGAACTCCCGTTGAAGCTTCAGCAACTCCTCGCCGCTGAAGATGCCTCGGTTCGCGTTACAGAACGCCCCCGAGTAATCGAACGCGCGCGGGTCGCTTTCCCCGTAGATGGCGATCTTCGAGTAGTTGACGTCGCCCGTCAGTTCCGTCTCGTCCTGGTTCTTCTTGTCCTTTGGCTCGAACGTCTCGAGGCCCTGTCGTTTGTTCTCGTCGGCGACGAGGCGGACGATCTCGACGTGGTTCTCGAGAACCTGCTTTAGGTCGTCGTCGTAGTAGGCCAACAGCCGGTCCATGTAGAACTCGCTCTCGGGGTCGAGCGCCTGCTCGTTCTGGATGGTGTAGGGCGCATCGAGTCGTTCGTTCAGATCGTCGATCACCCGCTGGCGTTGCTCGAGTGGCAAGAGGACGAGTGGGTCCTGATTCATCGGCGAACGGACGACGTCGTCGGCGGGGTCTTGATCGACGATGACGTCACAGAGGTTCGTCCACCGGAAGGTGTACATTCGACCCGCTTCGCGAAGCGTGTAGTCTTCGAAGTACTTGCGGACCTGCTTGTCGAAGTGGGACTTCCCGGAGCCGACGGGGCCGAGTAATAGCTTGATTCGGCGCTCGGGACCCAATCGACGGGCGCCCGATTTGACTTTGTTCACGAACTCGTGAATCGAGTGGTGGATGACGTTCCCGTAGAACGTGTTCTCACCGTCGCCCAGTGGATCTTCGCTGGCGAGTTGGTACTCGACGACACCCTCGGTCTCGTCGTACGTCGTGCCGTAGTAGTCGAACATGTCCGCGACCCGCTGGTGAGCGTTCCGAGTGATCTGTGGATCGTCGTAACACTCCTCGAGGTACCAATCGAAGGGCTTGGTTTCCCGCAGGTCTTCGGGCATCGATTCCTTGTAATCCGTGCTGAGCGTCTCGAGTGTCTCGATATCGCCGGTCATGGTATCATTGCCAGTTGTTCTCTCCCCCGTCTGCATCGGCTCTCCTCGCGCCGAGTGCTCGGAGTCGGTAGCGGTTGCCATCGGTTTCGACGGAACCAATTCGTCCGGGTCCGCTCGGTCGCCTCACCGGCGACAGCACATCGCGTCCGTTCTCTACTCGCTCCTCGAGCGACGTGGGCTGGGAGCGGGGAGCACTGCACTGAGGGGCTACCGTGTCGTGTCATGTGTTTTCTCGTACCACTCGACATCGCACACGAAGCACGTGTTGCTTCGAACGACGCTGCGTCGGGGACGAGCGCAGAGTGGATCGGTCCGGTGAGCGGATACCGATAGTATTTAATGAGTGAGTAATCTAGGTACTTAGCTTTGGCCCCAAAAGGTATTTACCAGAATAACTTTCCCTACCGGTAGTGGTGAATTATACCGCATTTTCTGCCACCATACGGACAGTTAGCCAATTCGGCGAATAAGTTATCTCCCTGCAACTGCCGGAGTCGGTCGCGCGCGCTCGACGCGACCGCTGTCGTCGGTGCCGGCGCTCACGACTCGAGGACTGGTGTTCACGACTCGACGACGAGAATTTAGGCGGGGCGCACGTACGGCCACTAATGACGAACTCGCCATCGGCGGAAGACGCAGAGACGCCACTCGCGTCACTCCCTTCCGAGTGGAACGTCTGGAATCGGGGGGACGACGGCCGACTCGTCCTCGCGTACCGACCGGACGTGTTCAACGGCGACGACTTTCCGCCGGCCTGCCTCCCGACGCTGTACCTCACCCACGGCGCACGGACCCGACGCCCTGGAACCAACCCGGCCAATCACGCCGACGACGATTGGTACGTTACCCTCTACCTCGAGCCCGACGTCTCGGCGACGACGGAACGATTCGCGAACAGAGACGACGCCCTCGAGCACACGCTCGAACTCGCCACGAAATTCGACGCCGGAGCCGTCGACTATCGCGAGTTGTATCAGGTCCCTCGAGAGACGTACTTCGAGCGGTTAGACGAACTCGTCGACGAAGGGTAGGACGCCGACTGGAGGAGTCGGGTGGGGAGTTGATCGGTTCCAGCGAAGGACGTGAGTCTTAACCGCCACCACCACCAACGACGACGTATGTCGACCGTTACCCTCCTCGGGACCCGCCTCGCCGAGCCGGGAACCGAATTCGTCTATCACGGCGAAGCCGATGGCTGTGCGGGCTGTCCGTACCGAAGCCAGTGTTTGAACCTCCAGCCGGAGACGAAATACCGCGTCACGGCCATCCGAGAGAACGCACAGACTCTGGAGTGTGCGATGCACGACGGAGGCGTTCGCGCCGTCGAGGTCGAACCCGCGTCGGTCCGCGCAACCATCCCATCCAAAGGGGCATTCGCCGGCAGCAAGGCGAGTCTCTCCGGCCCCTGTCCGTACGTCGAGTGTCCCTCCCACGAGTTCTGTGAACCCGACGGTCTCGAGTTCGACGAGGAGTACCGGATCAAAGAAATTCACGGCGACGCACCACACGACGTCTGCCATCTCGACCGATCGCTCGAGTTAGTCGAACTCGAGACGGACGAGTAATCTCGTCACTCGTCTCCCGCCGAATCCAATCGACTCGGTGGTGATTCTCGAGCACAACTCCCTCGTGATACAGCCGAGACGACCATCCTGTCGGTAGCGCGAGCGACCGTTCGCGTACCGAGGTGCTTTTGATCGCTCCGCCCGAATCGTGGAACATACACGTGCTGTCGGTTGAACTCCACGCTCACTCGTCGCTGTCGTACGACGGCCGAGACTCGGTCGAACTGATCTTAGAACAGGCCGAAGCCGTGGGTCTCGACGCGATCGCAGTGACCGACCACGACGAAATCGACGCCAGCCTCGACGCCGCCGAACGGGCCCCCGAGTACGGCCTGGTCGGCATCCCCGCCATGGAAATTTCGAGCAAAGCGGGCCACATCCTCGGCTTCGGGCTCGAGGAAGCCGTCCCCCCCGGCCTCTCCTACGAAACCACGCTCGAGGCCATCTGGGAACAGGATGGACTCGCCGTTATTCCCCACCCATTCCAGGAGTCCCGCCACGGTGTGATCGCCCGCGTCACGCGCGATCAACTCGCCAAGGGCGATGCGATCGAGGTCTACAACTCTCGGTTGCTCACCGGCCGAGCAAATCGACAGGCCGAACGCTTCGCGAACACGCGAGACATGCCGATGACGGCGGGCAGTGACGCCCACATCAGCGAAATGGTCGGCCAGGCCGTCACCCGCGTCGACGCCGATGAACGCTCCGCCGACGCGATACTCGAGGCGATCCGTGAGGGGGAAACGACCGTCGAAGGCAAACGCACGCCGTGGCACATCAGCTTCCGACAGGCCGCCGGCGGCGTCACCCGACGCGTTCGAAACTCGGTGTTGGGACTGTTCCAATGAGCGACCGCGCAAGCGACACCGAGACGATCCGCGGTGCCACCAGCGAAACGGTTCGGGCGGCGCTCTCGAGCGGTGACGCCCTCCCCGGAACGACCGGTTTCGCCGGCGAACTCGAGGGAACGCTCGTTCGAGACGTGCTCGGACGCGAGCCGTTGTACCTCGAGTCTGCATCCTCCCGTACAAACTCGATGCCTACGGTAGAGTCCTCAGCAGAGACCTCGACAAAATGGGCATTCAATCCCACGACACTCGAGGATCCGACGCTTCTTCCGGCAGGGTCGACACTCGCGCTCGAGGACCCGGATGCAACTCCAGAACAGCGCTTTTGTCTCCCCAATCCGACACCCGAATCGGATCACTCGAGCGCGCTCACACGACTCGAGACGGCGATCGAAACCGCGGCTGACGCCGTCGACACCGACGACAGAGACGTCGCCGTCGCGTTTTCCGGTGGCGTCGATTCGGCGCTCGTCGCCGCCGTGCTCGATGCGCCGCTGTACGTCGTCGGCTTTCCCGACAGCCACGACGTCGAGGCGGCTCGAAGCGCTGCTCGAGCGATGGGACGGGACCTCACCGTCGTCGAACTCGAGCCTGCGGACCTCGAGCGCGCTGTCCCCGAGGTCGCTCGAGCGACGGGACGGACGAACGCGATGGACGTTCAGATCGCCCTGCCGTTGTACCTCGTCGGCGAGCGCGTCGCCGCCGACGGCTTCGACGCCCTCGCCGTCGGCCAGGGTGCCGACGAGTTGTTCGGCGGCTACGAGAAAGTCGTCCGACTCGATCATCGCGTCGAGGCGAACACGGTTCGGGGTGCCGTCCGCGAGGGGATCCAGACGTTGCCGACACAGCTTCCACGAGACGTTCACGCCATCGAAGCGACCGGACTCGAGCCCGTCGCCCCCTTGTTACACGACACCGTCGTCGACGCCGCCCTTCGGCTTCCGGACGAACTACTCGCGGACGAAACCGAACGCAAGCGGGCCCTCCGTCTCGTCTCCAGATCGAACCTCCCCGAAGACGTCGTCGACCGCAAGAAAAAGGCCGTTCAGTACGGTAGTCTCGTCGCTCGAGAACTCGATCGCCTCGCCAGACAGGCCGGCTACAAACGGCGCATCGACGACCACGTCGGGAAGTACATTCGGTCGCTACTCGAGAGCGAACCTGACCCGCCGAAAGCGTAGCCCCGATTTCGGATCAGCGAGCACGATTCAAACACGCTCTCCGTTCGACGGCGACCAGTCTCTCGGGTCCTGATACCTCGTTTCGACAGCGATTACGATCGACGCCCGGCCTGCCGATTCGCAGCCAATCTATTTATGTTCACTCGGTGGCCGTTTGGCCATGGCAGAGAAAACCAACACGAAGGAGGATGTCTCACGGGAACGAGCGGCCGACCTCGTTCAGGAACTCGCTCGAGAACTCCGACGTGATGGCACGGCCAACGTTCGCGTCGGAAACAAGACGCTGACGCTCACACCGGCACCGGAACTCGAGTACAAGATCGAAGTCGAAGAGCGCTCGCCGATGCTCGGTGGACCGCGCGAAGAAGTAACGGTCACGCTCGAGTGGGAAGTCGACGAAGAACCGTCAACCGAGTAATTCGACGGCGCACGCGCCGTAGTGTGGGTGTGAGTTATCCACTCAGTCTTTCGTTTCGGTCGGGAGCTGATTTGTCGGCCCCCCTTCGACGTTGTCGGCGACCGTCTGGCGATTCGTCGCGCCGATTTGATCTGCGACGTCGGCAACGAGGTCTTCGACCGTCTCCTGAACCTGACTCTCCTCGTCTTTCACGAGCGCGCCCTGGCTTCCATCGGCACCGAAATCCGGGTGGATCGGAATCTGGCCGAGCAACGGCACGTCGTACTTGTCGACGATCGTCTGTGCGCCGTCGGTACCGAAGAGTCCGTGCTGGTCGTCACACGACGGACAGATGAACGAACTCATGTTCTCGACGATGCCCAACACCGGCGTGTCGTGTTTGTTGAACATCTGAATCCCTTTCCGGGTGTCCTCGAGGGCCATCTCCTGTGGCGT includes:
- a CDS encoding PrkA family serine protein kinase, whose translation is MTGNDYVTEADRTLEETYEEPMGLAAYVDRIFENPTIASHASKYLLEAIEAAGTRTVVEEGEEKERYRFFDDPHNDGEHAILGNTEVLNRFVDDLRSIAAGRAKDEKIIWFEGPTATGKSELKRCLVNGLREYSKTPEGRRYTVEWNVVSGEAGDRGLSYGGDTAAGDEQYWYESPVQAHPLSVFPEEIRADLLADLNERIEDHVPIRVDTALDPFSREAYDYLEERYRRAGEDALFSAITDDDHLRVKNYVVDVGQGVGVLHSEDEGQPKERLVGSWMHGMVQELDSRGRKNPQAFSYDGVLSQGNGVLTIVEDAAQHADLLQKLLNVPDEQSVKLDKGIGMDVDTQMVIISNPDLEAQLNQHADRNGMDPLKALKRRLDKHQFGYLTNLSLECELIHRELTNETEIWDAESYDELEDRIREPVTVTLRDQDGQTRTEEFAPHAIEAAALYAVATRLDEENLPNGLDLVDKALIYDQGYLQEGDTRREKDDFEFDDDNHDGEHGIPVTYTRDTLAELVQTERDRHHPEFPVENVVMPRDVLNTMAEGLSDAPVFSTGERSEFENRIVPVKNYIFDRQESDVIEAIMFEKRVDEETVAEYVEQVYAWETDEPLHNDRGERVEPDPLKMKLFEIEHLGRFSEAEYEGNLPRESVRNFRREKVITSLNRHAWEHRDEDFAVEDVDLTAIPVINSVLESHDWEDVRRTFEDFDPRQWDDPPSGTETAAIKAQTIETMVDQFAYSPASAELTSRHVMGQVSYRWD
- a CDS encoding PrkA family serine protein kinase, yielding MTGDIETLETLSTDYKESMPEDLRETKPFDWYLEECYDDPQITRNAHQRVADMFDYYGTTYDETEGVVEYQLASEDPLGDGENTFYGNVIHHSIHEFVNKVKSGARRLGPERRIKLLLGPVGSGKSHFDKQVRKYFEDYTLREAGRMYTFRWTNLCDVIVDQDPADDVVRSPMNQDPLVLLPLEQRQRVIDDLNERLDAPYTIQNEQALDPESEFYMDRLLAYYDDDLKQVLENHVEIVRLVADENKRQGLETFEPKDKKNQDETELTGDVNYSKIAIYGESDPRAFDYSGAFCNANRGIFSGEELLKLQREFLYDFLHATQEQTIKPKNNPRIDIDQVIVGRTNMPEYKDKKGDEKMEAFNDRTKRIDFPYVLSYEDEASIYEKMLNNADVPDINVEPHTLEMAGLFGVLTRVEEPDTETVDLLSKAKAYNGEIDEGDDIDSKKLREEAEQKAEIGEGMVGVSPRFIGDEIAEAIMDSKHRSRGFLSPLTVFNFFEENLEHHGSIPEENFEQYYRYLETVREEYKERAIEDVRHALAYDIDEIQRQGEKYMDHVMAYIDDDTIEDSLTGREQEPDETFLRSVEEKLDVPEDRKEDFRQEVSNWVSRRAREGEAFNPQDNERLRRALERKLWEDKKHNINFSALVSANEFDDDERSAWIDALIEQGYSEGGAKEVLEFAGAEVAKAEMED
- a CDS encoding DUF5820 family protein, with protein sequence MTNSPSAEDAETPLASLPSEWNVWNRGDDGRLVLAYRPDVFNGDDFPPACLPTLYLTHGARTRRPGTNPANHADDDWYVTLYLEPDVSATTERFANRDDALEHTLELATKFDAGAVDYRELYQVPRETYFERLDELVDEG
- a CDS encoding UPF0179 family protein — translated: MSTVTLLGTRLAEPGTEFVYHGEADGCAGCPYRSQCLNLQPETKYRVTAIRENAQTLECAMHDGGVRAVEVEPASVRATIPSKGAFAGSKASLSGPCPYVECPSHEFCEPDGLEFDEEYRIKEIHGDAPHDVCHLDRSLELVELETDE
- a CDS encoding PHP domain-containing protein, coding for MLSVELHAHSSLSYDGRDSVELILEQAEAVGLDAIAVTDHDEIDASLDAAERAPEYGLVGIPAMEISSKAGHILGFGLEEAVPPGLSYETTLEAIWEQDGLAVIPHPFQESRHGVIARVTRDQLAKGDAIEVYNSRLLTGRANRQAERFANTRDMPMTAGSDAHISEMVGQAVTRVDADERSADAILEAIREGETTVEGKRTPWHISFRQAAGGVTRRVRNSVLGLFQ
- a CDS encoding asparagine synthase C-terminal domain-containing protein, translated to MSDRASDTETIRGATSETVRAALSSGDALPGTTGFAGELEGTLVRDVLGREPLYLESASSRTNSMPTVESSAETSTKWAFNPTTLEDPTLLPAGSTLALEDPDATPEQRFCLPNPTPESDHSSALTRLETAIETAADAVDTDDRDVAVAFSGGVDSALVAAVLDAPLYVVGFPDSHDVEAARSAARAMGRDLTVVELEPADLERAVPEVARATGRTNAMDVQIALPLYLVGERVAADGFDALAVGQGADELFGGYEKVVRLDHRVEANTVRGAVREGIQTLPTQLPRDVHAIEATGLEPVAPLLHDTVVDAALRLPDELLADETERKRALRLVSRSNLPEDVVDRKKKAVQYGSLVARELDRLARQAGYKRRIDDHVGKYIRSLLESEPDPPKA
- a CDS encoding amphi-Trp domain-containing protein; this translates as MAEKTNTKEDVSRERAADLVQELARELRRDGTANVRVGNKTLTLTPAPELEYKIEVEERSPMLGGPREEVTVTLEWEVDEEPSTE